In a genomic window of Erigeron canadensis isolate Cc75 chromosome 5, C_canadensis_v1, whole genome shotgun sequence:
- the LOC122602148 gene encoding transcription factor MYB36, with the protein MGRAPCCDKANVKKGPWAPEEDAKLKDYIEKYGTGGNWIALPQKIGIKRCGKSCRLRWLNYLRPNIKHGGFSEEEDNIICNLYISIGSRWSIIAAQLPGRTDNDIKNYWNTRLKKKLLGRRKQSNASRLNGSTTQDSKDGNGMETLSNSAIERLQLHMQLQSLENPNLAHCANNPTMWPCKLNPTQEKMMQSLQLLNESSNPLMIQHVLHDSLQKIQLFGPSNSLLPPVFSQPHNMLVNQIDNSMNGINISPSKQVQESDSNKQPSLEFQQYMEFQAEINEYLSNKGANNSVSLDQANANEFDCFKDMDVSKDMMTWWSNEFDANSASSNSWDSNGILDKPQ; encoded by the exons ATGGGAAGAGCTCCTTGTTGTGACAAAGCAAACGTGAAGAAAGGACCATGGGCTCCTGAAGAAGATGCTAAACTCAAAGATTACATCGAAAAATATGGTACCGGTGGAAACTGGATCGCTCTTCCACAAAAGATCG GTATAAAAAGATGTGGAAAAAGTTGTAGACTTAGGTGGTTGAATTACTTAAGACCTAATATCAAACATGGAGGATTCTCTGAAGAAGAAGACAACATCATCTGCAACCTCTATATTAGTATTGGCAGCAG GTGGTCTATAATTGCTGCCCAACTGCCTGGAAGAACGGATAATGATATCAAGAACTATTGGAACACAAGATTGAAGAAGAAATTGCTCGGTCGTCGTAAACAGTCTAATGCTAGTAGGCTCAATGGTTCAACTACCCAAGATTCCAAAGATGGGAATGGAATGGAAACTCTAAGTAATTCTGCTATTGAAAGGCTTCAACTTCACATGCAACTCCAAAGccttgaaaaccctaatttggcTCATTGTGCTAATAACCCGACTATGTGGCCTTGCAAATTGAATCCAACTCAAGAAAAGATGATGCAAAGTCTTCAACTTCTAAATGAATCATCAAACCCTTTAATGATACAACATGTTTTACATGATTCTCTTCAAAAGATTCAACTTTTTGGACCATCTAATAGCCTCCTTCCACCGGTTTTTTCTCAACCTCATAATATGTTGGTCAATCAAATAGACAACTCCATGAATGGAATCAACATTAGTCCATCGAAGCAAGTACAAGAATCCGATAGCAATAAACAACCAAGCTTGGAATTCCAGCAGTACATGGAATTCCAAGCGGAAATCAACGAATACTTAAGCAACAAAGGAGCTAATAATTCCGTGTCACTAGATCAAGCAAATGCGAACGAGTTTGATTGTTTCAAGGACATGGATGTTTCAAAGGACATGATGACGTGGTGGTCTAACGAGTTTGATGCAAATTCAGCTTCATCAAACTCTTGGGATTCAAACGGCATCCTTGATAAGCCGCAATGA
- the LOC122601079 gene encoding uncharacterized protein LOC122601079: MLEAVASYDLWIWHAYFGPAGSNSDINESELFDDLLQDRAPKVEFSVNGEQFTKGYYLADGIYPEWATLVMSFKCPMEPKTTKFKRYQEAARKDVERAFGVLQGRWKIIARPARPYSTNKIKRIMLCCVILHNMIVEDNGRAITEFEEELIANTTLPTRTWTERCSTQLRMYGELRDRTAHHQLRNALIEHVWNLPEHGRQR, translated from the coding sequence atgcttgaagcggttgcttcatatgatttgtggatctGGCATGCCTACTTTGGTCCTGCTGGTTCGAACAGCGACATCAACGAGTCAGAGTTGTTCGACGATTTGCTACAAGACAGGGCTCCTAAAGTAGAGTTTTCGGTTAATGGGGAGCAGTTTACAAAGGGATATTACCTAGCAGATGGTATTTATCCAGAATGGGCTACTCTTGTTATGTCATTCAAGTGCCCGATGGAGCCGAAAACCACCAAGTTCAAAAGATACCAAGAagctgcaagaaaggatgtcgAGCGTGCATTTGGGGTTCTTCAAGGTCGTTGGAAGATTATTGCACGTCCTGCGCGGCCATACAGTACCAACAAAATTAAACGGATCATGTTATGTTGTGTGATTCTGCACAATATGATCGTTGAAGATAACGGGCGTGCAATTACAGAGTTTGAAGAAGAGTTGATAGCTAATACTACACTCCCAACCCGTACATGGACTGAAAGGTGTTCAACGCAGCTTCGTATGTACGGGGAGCTGCGCGATAGAACGGCTCACCATCAACTCCGCAATGCTCTAATCgaacatgtttggaacctccCGGAACACGGCCGTCAACGTTGA
- the LOC122601080 gene encoding uncharacterized protein LOC122601080 — protein sequence MVISRDHVGAAKLFYDHYFAPNCTYPPDMFCRRFRMRKEMFLRIVRDINSFESSEPLPKHFQFFHKGATDASGRPGFNIFQKCTSAIRQLAYSYKADALDEYLLMTQDTGYQCLDAFCKCVIHLYQQEYLRRPTKADIEWLTAKHEQVHGFPGMLGSIDCMHWGWRNCPVAWQGQYT from the coding sequence ATGGTGATCTCGCGAGATCACGTGGGTGCCGCAAAGCTTTTTTACGATCATTACTTTGCGCCTAACTGCACTTACCCACCTGATATGTTTTGTAGAAGGTTCCGAATGCGAAAAGAAATGTTTCTGCGCATAGTGCGAGACATAAACTCCTTTGAAAGCAGCGAACCGCTACCGAAACACTTTCAGTTCTTCCACAAAGGCGCGACAGATGCTAGTGGTCGTCCCGGTTtcaacattttccaaaaatgtacTTCTGCTATACGCCAGTTAGCGTATAGCTATAAGGCTGATGCTTTAGATGAGTACTTGCTGATGACTCAAGATACGGGCTACCAGTGTTTAGACGCTTTCTGCAAATGTGTGATACACCTGTATCAACAAGAGTACTTGAGAAGGCCAACGAAAGCAGATATCGAATGGTTAACTGCCAAACATGAGCAGGTTCATGGTTTTCCGGGAATGCTTGGTAGCATAGATTGCATGCATTGGGGTTGGAGGAACTGTCCAGTGGCATGGCAAGGGCAGTACACCTGA
- the LOC122600051 gene encoding uncharacterized protein LOC122600051 has translation MDSPNSVRSSKSNEEQQPRLKFLCSFNGSILPRPLDGKLRYVGGETRIVNVPKDIGYEQLMIKMKELFEDVCVLKYQQPDEDLDALVSVVNDDDVTNMMEEYEKLGSGDGFTRLRIFLFSSGDQDDNLVVHFDERDNERRYVDALNSHNDSPEFGKPGLGLDDGLLEQYYSQLSLDGNGNTGSNGYNPRNFEIPMSPVNLQNVRIPHQQSFSQRYSEMESPWSPAYYSPRHHGNDFLNSPSSSSRYHSPSDDYFRQQQQQQQHVGHQPQYDQQQSPLPENVVWLPPTQGEKAGFPGNILQGSNVGNGSNPCVECSPRTYYNETHPHERGWMMHQSSPRVEEPRLHNPPRFNDHYVVDGNGMNMNIGQSAYPDGSHVTSHYVYHDDRPRYIRHGPDFGNEMFHDQGVATSFSNAYGAENMYHAAPSHGHLPANALWRNGQSPIHGHPSYEASGVPLQENGTYNLGYVRTTMDSSPRFPVGVESPNQHQLPTEPVQFIPAPVLFMPESVEPNPDPVRFSPKPIQLTSDSAQLTPDPIQFSPEGAQSTLEPVQSTPDLPNCLIPIEPATRSDSAPALVDDIVLSNSLNTDGVNNSSSRKDGFDRENMISATVQIVGAVNSDQENAPVLKNEELAIEGLTHMPQRVRSVKIAEDAKEVKDETQEIAASSAVIDRKVNEGTAQELDVVDPSADLELDSDSETKNNTKIEPTKAEEEAISRGLQTIKNDDLEEIRELGSGTYGAVYHGKWKGSDVAIKRIKASCFAGRPSERERLIADFWKEALILSSLHHPNVVSFYGIVRDGPDGSLATVTEFMVNGSLKQFLQKKDRTIDRRKRLIIAMDASFGMEYLHGKNIVHFDLKCENLLVNMRDPHRPICKIGDLGLSKVKQHTLVSGGVRGTLPWMAPELLSGKSHMVTEKIDVYSFGIVMWELLTGDEPYGDMHCASIIGGIVNNSLRPTIPTWCDPEWKALMGSCWSADPAERPSFSEISQKLRTMAAAINVK, from the exons ATGGATAGTCCGAATTCGGTTCGTAGTTCGAAATCGAATGAGGAACAACAACCTAGGTTAAAGTTTTTATGTAGTTTTAATGGTAGTATATTACCTCGACCTTTAGACGGAAAACTTAGATACGTAGGCGGTGAGACGCGGATCGTTAATGTCCCGAAAGATATAGGTTATGAACAACTTATGATTAAGATGAAAGAATTGTTTGaggatgtgtgtgttttgaaatATCAACAACCCGATGAGGATCTCGACGCGTTGGTTTCCGTCGTGAACGATGACGATGTTACGAATATGATGGAAGAGTATGAGAAGTTGGGGTCGGGTGATGGGTTTACTCGTCTTAGGATATTTTTGTTCTCGAGTGGTGATCAAGATGATAACTTGGTTGTGCATTTTGACGAGAGGGATAATGAGAGACGGTATGTTGATGCGTTGAATAGTCATAATGATTCTCCCGAGTTTGGGAAACCGGGTTTGGGTTTAGATGACGGGTTACTTGAACAGTATTATAGTCAGTTGAGTTTGGATGGGAATGGTAATACGGGTAGTAATGGTTATAACCCGAGGAATTTTGAGATACCCATGTCTCCAGTTAACTTGCAGAATGTGAGAATACCTCACCAACAGTCGTTTAGTCAACGTTATAGTGAAATGGAGTCACCGTGGAGTCCTGCATATTATTCTCCTAGGCATCATGGTAATGACTTTCTGAATTCACCTTCTTCATCTTCACGTTATCATAGTCCTTCAGATGATTATTTTAGAcagcagcaacagcagcagcagcatgTTGGGCATCAACCGCAGTATGACCAGCAACAGTCTCCATTACCCGAGAATGTTGTTTGGTTACCACCGACGCAAGGTGAGAAGGCGGGGTTTCCGGGTAATATACTTCAAGGTTCTAACGTTGGGAATGGTTCTAATCCGTGTGTTGAATGCTCTCCTAGAACTTATTATAATGAGACTCATCCGCATGAAAGAGGATGGATGATGCATCAGTCAAGCCCGCGAGTTGAGGAACCTAGATTACATAACCCACCGAGATTTAATGATCATTATGTTGTAGATGGGAATggtatgaatatgaatattgGGCAGAGTGCATATCCGGATGGAAGTCACGTGACATCACATTATGTTTATCATGATGATCGCCCACGCTATATTCGTCATGGCCCTGATTTTGGCAACGAGATGTTTCATGATCAGGGTGTTGCTACGAGTTTTTCTAATGCTTATGGGGCCGAAAATATGTACCATGCGGCACCATCGCATGGTCATCTGCCTGCAAATGCTTTATGGAGAAATGGTCAGAGTCCAATACATGGTCATCCATCTTATGAAGCATCGGGTGTCCCACTGCAAGAAAACGGTACGTATAACCTAGGGTATGTTAGGACTACAATGGATTCCAGTCCTAGATTTCCAGTCGGGGTGGAAAGTCCGAATCAGCATCAGTTACCAACTGAACCCGTCCAGTTCATTCCTGCACCTGTGCTATTTATGCCTGAATCTGTCGAACCTAATCCCGATCCAGTTCGATTTTCTCCTAAACCCATTCAACTTACGTCTGACTCAGCTCAATTAACTCCCGACCCAATCCAATTTTCCCCTGAAGGTGCTCAATCAACTTTAGAACCAGTCCAATCTACTCCTGACTTGCCGAACTGTTTGATTCCTATAGAACCAGCCACAAGGTCTGATTCAGCACCTGCTTTGGTTGATGATATTGTGCTTTCCAACAGCTTGAATACAGATGGAGTGAATAATTCCAGTAGCAGAAAAGATGGTTTTGATAGAGAAAATATGATTTCAGCTACGGTACAAATTGTTGGAGCTGTGAACTCTGATCAAGAAAATGCTCCTGTTCTGAAAAACGAGGAACTTGCAATTGAGGGGTTGACTCATATGCCTCAACGTGTTAGATCTGTAAAGATTGCAGAAGATGCTAAGGAGGTGAAAGATGAAACTCAAGAAATTGCAGCTTCTTCTGCTGTGATTGATCGTAAAGTTAATGAAGGAACTGCACAGGAATTAGATGTAGTG gaCCCCTCTGCGGATTTGGAGTTGGATTCTGACAGTGAGACCAAAAATAATACAAAGATCGAACCAACAAAGGCAGAGGAGGAAGCTATTTCTCGTGGTTTGCAG ACTATAAAGAATGATGATCTGGAGGAAATACGGGAGTTAGGATCTGGTACCTATGGAGCTGTTTATCATGGGAAATGGAAGGGCTCAGATGTGgcaataaaaagaattaaagcCAGCTGCTTTGCTGGGAGGCCATCTGAAAGAGAACGTTTG ATTGCTGATTTCTGGAAGGAGGCATTGATATTAAGCTCATTGCACCACCCAAATGTTGTCTCTTTCTATGGTATAGTCCGAGATGGACCGGATGGCTCATTGGCAACTGTAACAGAGTTCATGGTTAATGGATCTCTAAAGCAGTTCTTACAGAAAAAAGACAG AACTATTGATCGGCGTAAGAGACTTATTATTGCTATGGATGCTTCTTTTGGAATGGAATATCTGCATGGAAAGAATATTGTTCATTTTGATCTTAAATGTGAGAACCTACTAGTCAATATGAGAGATCCACATCGACCAATTTGCAAG ATAGGAGATCTTGGCCTATCAAAGGTAAAGCAACACACTTTGGTGTCTGGAGGTGTTCGAGGAACGTTGCCTTGGATGGCACCTGAGCTGCTTAGTGGCAAAAGTCACATGGTAACAGAAAAG ATTGACGTTTACTCATTCGGGATAGTAATGTGGGAATTGCTTACCGGAGATGAACCTTATGGAGATATGCATTGTGCTTCCATAATTG GAGGAATTGTGAACAACTCGTTACGTCCAACAATCCCAACCTGGTGTGATCCCGAATGGAAAGCTTTAATGGGAAGTTGTTGGTCTGCTGATCCTGCAGAAAGACCGTCGTTTTCAGAAATTTCACAGAAACTGAGAACTATGGCTGCAGCCATCAACGTAAAATGA